The following coding sequences lie in one Silene latifolia isolate original U9 population chromosome 5, ASM4854445v1, whole genome shotgun sequence genomic window:
- the LOC141655551 gene encoding uncharacterized protein LOC141655551 translates to MSCISGSWFTLKVNGSHRGFFKGRSGVRQGDPLSPYLFVLSMEILSRSLRTMCKTPNVSYHPKCSRIGLTHLSGLKANLDKTEAYFGGVQTVVKNLILMAMGIKEGKFPFTYLGIPINTNIIGSCSSQHLSYAGRIQVLNSMVFGLNNFWCTSLFLPRAICDAIAKLSRDIFWGRLENTRKLVFKAWHSICAPWDEGGFQVKAADVWNKAAMLKWLWNLEHQQGAIWMSWIQNYFLDHITIWDLTLQSRFPESLKGILKVRNACIEQLGSISAVKSLLARCSIKGRFSVQAAYEELRYKYPVSPVFKAIHQSTVLSSHRIT, encoded by the exons ATGAGTTGCATTTCTGGCTCCTGGTTTACTCTAAAAGTGAATGGATCTCATCGTGGGTTCTTTAAAGGGAGGAGTGGAGTGAGGCAAGGAGATCCTCTCTCACCATACCTCTTTGTCCTTAGTATGGAAATTCTCTCCAGAAGTCTCAGGACTATGTGCAAAACTCCAAATGTTTCTTACCATCCTAAATGCTCCAGGATAGGATTAACCCATCTG TCTGGTTTAAAAGCTAATCTGGACAAAACTGAGGCTTATTTTGGAGGTGTTCAGACTGTAGTCAAGAACCTGATCCTTATGGCAATGGGAATCAAGGAAGGCAAGTTTCCTTTCACATACTTAGGGATTCCTATTAATACT AACATCATTGGGAGCTGCTCTAGTCAGCATCTCTCTTATGCAGGCAGAATCCAAGTCCTAAACTCTATGGTTTTTGGTCTTAATAACTTTTGGTGCACCAGTCTTTTCTTGCCAAGAGCCATTTGTGATGCCATTGCCAAACTCAGCAGAGATATCTTTTGGGGGAGACTTGAAAATACTAGGAAACTTGTTTTCAAAGCATGGCACAGTATCTGTGCTCCTTGGGATGAAGGTGGATTTCAGGTTAAGGCAGCTGATGTCTGGAACAAAGCTGCTATGCTTAAATGGCTTTGGAATCTGGAACATCAGCAAGGTGCCATCTGGATGTCTTGGATTCAGAACTACTTTCTGGATCACATCACTATTTGGGACCTTACACTCCAAAGCAGGTTTCCTGAGAGTCTTAAAGGGATACTCAAAGTCAGAAATGCTTGTATTGAGCAGCTTGGTAGCATTTCTGCTGTTAAATCTCTACTGGCACGTTGCTCTATCAAAGGAAGATTCTCTGTTCAAGCTGCTTATGAGGAGCTCAGATACAAATATCCTGTTAGTCCTGTGTTCAAAGCAATCCATCAGAGCACTGTGCTATCCAGTCATAGAATCACTTAA